The window CCGCTCAGATGATGACATCTTGGACGGCACAAAGATCTCCCGCTTCACGTCAAAGCCATCGCTGTTCAGGCTGATGCACTTGCGCTTCGGCGCTGAAGAGTCCTCGGAATCAACACGAACAGGGCTGCCAGCTACACATTCCGACTCCGCAACTGTCTCTGCATACCCCCGAGGCGCAGCTGGCGCCCCGCCCCGGAAGGTCATTTCCTCGTAGGCCCGTTTTATGGGCCTCTGCTGCCCAAACTCCATTAGGACCGTCGGTGTCATGTGCCCAGGCGCCAGCGGGACACAGATCTGTTCACCATTTACAACCATCTTCAGTGACACCAGAcaccaaattcaaattcaaacttcaAAAGCAACAATACAAAGCGTGCACAAACCAAAATTAACAATATCCTCTCCAAAACCCTAATCTCGTACCTAATCCCAGCCCGAACCCACCCACCGCACACGAATCCAACACCACAACCTTCAAATCCTCAAATTCGCGCCCGAATCAGACACCTCCCCGCACCAATCGAAGAGAACCCCAAAAAGAAATCCAAAGCTACCGCGAATTCGGAACGAGCAGGATGCAAGCCCTGACCTGGTAACGCTGGATCTGAAGAAGCAGGAACCCCGATGCCGGGATCCGGCGCGAGGGTACGACGTCCGCTCgagggcgcgccggcgagctggATCTGCGCGGGAGAAGGACGGATCTGGGAGCGCGCGGTGGccgcccggccgcgcctcgccttATCCTCTTTTTTAtttccgcctcctcgccgctcgAGTCGAGTCGTCTCCGTGCTGCTTGCttatcctttttttcttttttttttctttttccttttccttctcgAAGCGACCGGGCCGAGCGAGCGAACCCGAAGTGGAGAGACCCGCTACTATGCTCCGCGCACGCGAGGCGAAGAGACCCGAACTCGAAGCGAAGCGATGCGGTGCGAGCAATGCGACTGTGACGGGCGGGTGGCGAGCGCGCTCGGGGTGcgtatttataggccggggcgGGGCGCTGAGGCGGTGCGAGTCGGATCCGGGCCGTCGGCTCGCGGGGATCGGACGGACCAGGCGCCAGATCGGGGGGTGGGCCCGCGGGGAACGGGTGGGGCACGACGTGACGTGGAGGCCGGGGGCGCTTTGACTTTCTTCGAGATGGTTTCCCGGCGGACGCGGGGTTGTTGCCTGATAGTCCAATGACCGGTGGGGCTGGGAGGTCGTCGGGGGCCGCGTGACATTGAGGGTGGGTGTGAGGAGAGGAGTAGGCGTTGGGGATCGGCCGTCTTTTGTCGAGCACGCGGGATCTGGGTACGGTTTGGGCGCGGGGTGACTTGGTGGAGAAGGATACGTTACACGTGGAAGCAGCTGCGTGGCTGGGTCCTCTGATGAGGTGTCGGGTGAGAGAGAGCACGTAACGCCGTAACGGGTTGGGTTTCGGATCCGGGTAAGGTACAAATCTCATTTTTTGGAGGGAGGGCCGAGTACACATCTGGAAGCACATAGACGCACCGGTTGGGTGGGCTGGGCCTCACGGCTTTAGGTCCACATTTGTTATTAGGCTTTAGGTTCCGAATTGTGCTTTATTGGGCCGTATTTGTGCAGATGGGCTGCACGTCGCCTACTCAAACTTTCAAAGTTTGTGGGCTTAATCTGGTTGCTTCGAggactgtttttttttaatggaAAGTGACTTCCAATTTCGATTCAACGCCTATTGGTCCAAGGCTTGGGCCTGACTTTTGTATGGTTACTTGACAACTGTCAACTGACATTAGATTTTTCTCTTAGATACTgcccctccgttctaaattgcAAATCATTCAACTTACTTTAAGAGTTAAaatatttcaagtttgaccaaatttatacattAAATTTCTAATATTTATAATACtaaataagtatcattagatttttcattaaatatactttcataattctatttgGTGCTATAAatatttgtaattttttatataattttggttaaatataaaaatagtttgactcaccaagaaaattatttttgtaatacTCTCCAATAAAATTGGAATAacttacaatttgaaacggTGAAAGTATAATGAAATCTTTCATATCCTCATGAACTGGAATTGATGGAACAAAAAATTTGGCACCATCTCAATTGTAAGGGCGTGTTTGGTTCTAAAACACAACCAGACACGCCATATGTGGCGGACCTTTTGGGCGCCGCAAGTCTGTGGCGAGATTCTTTCCTCTGCCACACTCATTTCATTGTAGCGCGCCAGAGCTTATTAATCAACCAAGCATGCCTCAGACCTCGGTGGCAGCCACAGTTGTGGCGTGGCGAGTGATGGCTTCGAACCAAACACGCCTTAAGTTTTTTCGGAACAACTCAGGTTTCCATCTGGCATTAACCGGATTGATCTACTCATTAACTCTTGCGCAACAGCGTAGGTATATGACATACCTTCAATTCCTTGCGCATCAACGGAACACTTCTGTTTAAGAAATATTTGACTATCACATTCGTGCACGTAGACAAGGGCGAAGCCAGCAACGCTTTAAAAACAGTAATGAACACAACTTTGTTTAGGTTCATCAAAATTTCATTGAGTCAATTGACCTTTATGGCAAGgctcagggtgtgtttagttgggcTTCAGGGGCTGTGGATTCCAGCCACAGTCAAAACCAACCAAACAAGGTGTTGTAGCTCTAGTGCTTTCAAGAAAAGCGGCTTCCGCCCGGTTCATTTTTCACAGCAACCAAGAAGGTGCTTTCACTGGCTGTGAGATCGCCAACTTCATAAAATTTACCCTCCTGCCATCGATTATGGAGCTTACCGCTCCGTTCTTCCTTTCCCCCCTTCTCCATCGCGAGTCCCTCCTCTGTGTTCACCGTGAGGTCCTCCTCCGCCTGCACCGTAGAGCTTCTCCTCTGTCGTCAGCTTCTCGATCCGCCGCGACGAGATCCTCCACCTCGAGATTCGCCGCCACGGCCCCGCCGGCACGAGCTTGGATTAACACAAATGAATAGTCTTTGACAAGTCAGGCATGCGTAAGGACATGTGAAAACTCCCTTTTTCTGCTCTTCAAAGTTGTTTTTTTATCATGCGAGAAATTGACCTTGTATGGCCAATGGTCAGTGGATCAGCTCTAGCGAATTTCAGAAAGCACATCTGGTTCTCATTTGCACCCCCCACCACTGTCTAAGAATAGAATATCAAGAGTGAGTGTGAGAATTGCGACACATGCCGCAACACGGCAGCCCATCTTCTCTATCTACTAAAATGAAAAAGGCAAGCTGACGGACCGTCGAGCAAGTAAGCAACCGAACAAatccagccggccggccggggcccgGCGGATCCGCCGCGACCTACCACTCCCCGCGCACCCGGCACATGGACATCGCCTTGGATCCTAGCACGCCGGGGGGAACAAAACCACGTGCTCGCTCCATACGCGCACGCGGTGCCATCTCGAGAGCCACATTGAGCGATCGAGCGGCCGGGAGTCCATTCGGCTGCGAACAACAAAAACGCCGCCCCGGATCTCGAAGCGGCTCGTGCGCGCCACCGAGCGGCGCGCAGCGAAACAGGGGTCCCCGATCCGGCGGTGGCATGTTTTCCGAGACGCCAACTTTTTCCGTGCCCGCGTGGTAGCTGAGCcgatggcgatggcgacggcgtgcgtgcgtgcgtggtcGTCCGGGTTTGGGGGCGGGGCCGCTTTGACCCTCGAGGCGCCGCCATGTGCTGTGCTGGACTGCTGGGGTGGGGTGACGCCGTgacggccgtgccgtgccggggGCAGTCGGAGCACGCACGGTGTGCCGTTGCGCGCCGCGCGTTGCACTTGCACAGATCCACAGCACAGCGCCAGGCCAATCATGAGCCCGCCGAGCTCTGGTCCGGGCCTtttctggtggtggtggatcaGGATGGCTCCCCTTCGGCCCTTCCCGCCGCAGCTGCAGAGCAGACGCGCGGTCACTGCGCCCGTCGCCATCGCTCCATTCAGTGCCCTCTCGGGTCATCCAGCTATCCCGTGTCGTACGTGTTGGCGGCCTCTTCTTATGTCCCCGCCCGGTCACCGCGTCTCCGAGCGGATCTCAGCTTGCTGCCATCTCTTGCTGTCCCGTCCAGTTCAGGCTTCAGGCCGCTTCCTGCGTCTGTTCTCGGAGATGAGGAGATCGTCTCCGGGGATGATGAGCCTGAGCTACGACGCGGGCGGCGGGAGGGGGCTGCTGGCCTGCTACGTCAGGGCGAAGCCGAGGCCGTCCAAGTGGGACGACGCGCAGCGGTGGCTCTCCTCCTCCCGGGCGCCCGACGACGACCGGCGCCGGAGCTCCTGCGCGGacgaccggctgctgctgccgtcggcGTCGCAGAAGGGGAGACACTCGTGGagcgccgcggacgccgccgtgcccgccgcggcggcgcccggcggcgcgcgggaagACGGGGAAGCGGgtgcggaggcggaggctgagacGCAGACGAAGAGGGTGGACTCCGTGCTGGCGTACGGGCAGCAGCCGCCGAGGTGCCTCTCGCTGCGGGACATCGGCACGGAGATGACGCCGGCCGGGAGCAAGGAGCCGTCCAGGGCCAACACGCCCCGCGCCACCCTGGCGGCCGAGCCGGCGCCGACCTCCACGGCGGGGCGCGCGAGCGGAACCCACGCgtcgcggcgccggccggccggcggatcGCCACCGGGCCACGCCTGCAAGGGCGGCGCCGGCTCCGAGGGGCGCGGggaagccgcggcggcggccggcgcgtggccggcggcggcggtgtcgccCGCCACGGCGTGGGACGCAGCCGAGCGCGCCAAGCACATGGCCAGGTGAGCGCCCATGTCACCTTGTCCTGTCCGCTACCACCAATGCGGTGCTCGGCTTTTTTCTCTTTCTCGTCCGCACGCTGCCGAGCCATGTGAAGCAGCAAACAAAGCGCCACTGCCACAGCAACAGTCGCTGAGCAGTGCCGTGCCGGTGCGTGccccggccggggcggcgtcgCCCTGTGCCCCTGACACGCCAGCGAGTCACCACGCCGACACGCCAGGAAGACCTTTCCGCAGCTTGCCCTGCACTGCGCGTGCTGACGAGGCCGCTCTTTTTTTCCGCAGGTACCGGCGCGAGGAGATGAAGATACAGGCCTGGGAGAACCGGCGGAGGCAGAAGGCCGAGCTGGAGATGAAGATGACCGAGGTATGATCGTGTTCCAATCTCAAGATCCCTGGACGTTGTCATCTTCGGACCGGACAAGGAGAAATTGAGAAATGAGAATGGCTTGGTTTTGCTGGGCAGGCCAAGGCGGAGAGGATGAAGCTGCGGGCGCGGGAGAAGACGGCGACCAAGCTGGcctcggcgcaggcggcggcgagggagaagcgcgcggcggcggaggccaacctgagccgccgcgcggcgcgggtCGGGGACAAGGCCGACGTGCTGCGGCGGACCGGGCAcctgccgtcctcctcctccgggtTCTCGCTCAAGCTGCCGCTGATGTGCAGCTGAACGCCGCGAGCCCGTGCTCGTGCACGTGCCGAgcgcgccggggggggggggggggggggggggggcgggcggGAGTTGGGAGGTCTCGCTCGTGCGTGTTCCCGGGCGTTGCGGTGATACTTCATACGTGGGCGAGCGCTGGTGCGCGCACGTTTTTGGCCCTGTGTTCTTTTAcatttacatgtaaacgcaaaatttttttgcg is drawn from Panicum virgatum strain AP13 chromosome 1N, P.virgatum_v5, whole genome shotgun sequence and contains these coding sequences:
- the LOC120654137 gene encoding uncharacterized protein At3g61260-like, which gives rise to MSPPGHRVSERISACCHLLLSRPVQASGRFLRLFSEMRRSSPGMMSLSYDAGGGRGLLACYVRAKPRPSKWDDAQRWLSSSRAPDDDRRRSSCADDRLLLPSASQKGRHSWSAADAAVPAAAAPGGAREDGEAGAEAEAETQTKRVDSVLAYGQQPPRCLSLRDIGTEMTPAGSKEPSRANTPRATLAAEPAPTSTAGRASGTHASRRRPAGGSPPGHACKGGAGSEGRGEAAAAAGAWPAAAVSPATAWDAAERAKHMARYRREEMKIQAWENRRRQKAELEMKMTEAKAERMKLRAREKTATKLASAQAAAREKRAAAEANLSRRAARVGDKADVLRRTGHLPSSSSGFSLKLPLMCS